One genomic region from Lineus longissimus chromosome 6, tnLinLong1.2, whole genome shotgun sequence encodes:
- the LOC135489507 gene encoding uncharacterized protein LOC135489507 isoform X2 gives MSGGLTAFSVLLVVITGIRVAEGGGCRVRDSWRKFNSHLKHSYPPMVEVTLKCPGRLQLVPELKSKRGTVMCLFGGKWNFNSDKICTLGENSVKSKPKSAKTGCETHHVWRTFNRRLRRKYREGSKIKLSCPRYLRMHLVPELENVRGVVECLKGGKWSMDRPAICIAGRRRRPTSTKKPCHTHKIWRTFNRQIRREYKYGTSIKLSCPRTLGVRLLPELEKKGGVVKCLADGKWSFKTGAICIAGKQRLKRTVSCQTPWEWKKVLPGLGTSYPTAKVLAFKCPPYYGIHPRVRRDSAGRGVITCHGGGKWDFKSTETPCVKKKLKSTSKPAVPTGETARILAQATCSAQAMTKGFVFAVPKSCKKDGRGKTCDDVCGDTKKIKQDKMFRSTKVKFRFTCEDSIFVMYLPKTPSAPFIKTLTYQTCRKDSCLINYCCCHASFRLAPRH, from the exons ATGTCTGGGGGTCTGACAGCATTTTCTGTGCTTCTGGTTGTCATCACTGGGATTAGAGTCGCCG AGGGCGGCGGATGCCGCGTCAGGGACTCCTGGCGGAAATTCAACTCCCACCTAAAGCATTCCTACCCTCCCATGGTGGAAGTCACCTTGAAATGTCCAGGGAGGCTCCAGCTTGTCCCGGAGCTGAAGAGCAAGCGAGGAACAGTCATGTGCTTGTTCGGCGGAAAGTGGAATTTCAATTCGGACAAAATATGCACGCTTG GTGAAAACAGTGTCAAGAGCAAACCtaaat CTGCGAAGACAGGCTGCGAGACCCATCACGTGTGGAGAACATTCAACCGACGCTTGAGAAGAAAGTACAGGGAAGGGTCTAAAATCAAACTGAGTTGCCCGCGCTACTTACGGATGCACCTTGTACCGGAGTTGGAGAACGTAAGGGGAGTGGTCGAATGCTTGAAGGGCGGGAAATGGAGCATGGACCGTCCAGCCATCTGCATTG CGGGACGAAGAAGAAGAC CCACGTCGACCAAGAAACCCTGCCACACCCACAAGATCTGGAGGACATTCAACAGACAGATCAGGCGCGAGTACAAGTATGGTACGAGCATCAAGCTGTCCTGCCCTAGGACTTTGGGGGTACGACTTCTCCCTGAACTTGAGAAGAAGGGAGGCGTTGTCAAGTGTCTCGCAGATGGGAAATGGAGCTTTAAAACTGGTGCAATCTGTATAG CTGGGAAGCAGAGACTGAAGCGTACAG TTAGTTGTCAAACTCCTTGGGAATGGAAAAAAGTGCTCCCCGGACTTGGCACCAGCTACCCGACAGCTAAGGTGCTGGCTTTCAAGTGTCCGCCTTACTATGGTATCCACCCAAGAGTCAGGCGGGACTCAGCCGGGCGTGGGGTCATAACTTGCCATGGGGGCGGCAAGTGGGACTTCAAGAGCACGGAGACACCATGCGTCAAAA AAAAGCTAAAGAGCACGTCAAAGCCAGCGGTCCCCACAGGGGAGACCGCGCGTATCCTTGCCCAAGCTACTTGCTCGGCCCAAGCTATGACCAAGGGGTTCGTGTTCGCTGTGCCCAAGAGCTGTAAGAAGGACGGCAGAGGGAAGACATGTGATGATGTTTGTGGTGACACAAAGAAGATAAAACAAGATAAGATGTTCAGATCTACCAAGGTTAAATTCAG ATTTACATGTGAGGACTCCATCTTCGTCATGTATTTGCCGAAGACTCCATCCGCGCCCTTCATCAAGACGCTGACCTACCAGACATGCCGCAAGGACTCCTGCCTCATCAACTACTGCTGCTGCCACGCCTCCTTCCGGCTCGCGCCTAGGCATTAA
- the LOC135489507 gene encoding uncharacterized protein LOC135489507 isoform X1 has product MSGGLTAFSVLLVVITGIRVAEGGGCRVRDSWRKFNSHLKHSYPPMVEVTLKCPGRLQLVPELKSKRGTVMCLFGGKWNFNSDKICTLGENSVKSKPKSDDGKCHPPSSWRKYNPNLKDGYVTMSEIQLTCPAPRKLVPDLRTKDGTVMCLFGGKWSFTESEICTAAKTGCETHHVWRTFNRRLRRKYREGSKIKLSCPRYLRMHLVPELENVRGVVECLKGGKWSMDRPAICIAGRRRRPTSTKKPCHTHKIWRTFNRQIRREYKYGTSIKLSCPRTLGVRLLPELEKKGGVVKCLADGKWSFKTGAICIAGKQRLKRTVSCQTPWEWKKVLPGLGTSYPTAKVLAFKCPPYYGIHPRVRRDSAGRGVITCHGGGKWDFKSTETPCVKKKLKSTSKPAVPTGETARILAQATCSAQAMTKGFVFAVPKSCKKDGRGKTCDDVCGDTKKIKQDKMFRSTKVKFRFTCEDSIFVMYLPKTPSAPFIKTLTYQTCRKDSCLINYCCCHASFRLAPRH; this is encoded by the exons ATGTCTGGGGGTCTGACAGCATTTTCTGTGCTTCTGGTTGTCATCACTGGGATTAGAGTCGCCG AGGGCGGCGGATGCCGCGTCAGGGACTCCTGGCGGAAATTCAACTCCCACCTAAAGCATTCCTACCCTCCCATGGTGGAAGTCACCTTGAAATGTCCAGGGAGGCTCCAGCTTGTCCCGGAGCTGAAGAGCAAGCGAGGAACAGTCATGTGCTTGTTCGGCGGAAAGTGGAATTTCAATTCGGACAAAATATGCACGCTTG GTGAAAACAGTGTCAAGAGCAAACCtaaat CCGATGATGGTAAATGCCATCCACCAAGCTCTTGGAGAAAGTATAACCCGAATCTAAAAGACGGGTACGTGACGATGAGTGAAATACAGCTGACGTGTCCCGCCCCAAGAAAGCTCGTTCCAGACCTTCGCACCAAGGATGGCACAGTCATGTGTCTGTTTGGAGGAAAGTGGAGTTTCACTGAATCCGAGATATGCACAG CTGCGAAGACAGGCTGCGAGACCCATCACGTGTGGAGAACATTCAACCGACGCTTGAGAAGAAAGTACAGGGAAGGGTCTAAAATCAAACTGAGTTGCCCGCGCTACTTACGGATGCACCTTGTACCGGAGTTGGAGAACGTAAGGGGAGTGGTCGAATGCTTGAAGGGCGGGAAATGGAGCATGGACCGTCCAGCCATCTGCATTG CGGGACGAAGAAGAAGAC CCACGTCGACCAAGAAACCCTGCCACACCCACAAGATCTGGAGGACATTCAACAGACAGATCAGGCGCGAGTACAAGTATGGTACGAGCATCAAGCTGTCCTGCCCTAGGACTTTGGGGGTACGACTTCTCCCTGAACTTGAGAAGAAGGGAGGCGTTGTCAAGTGTCTCGCAGATGGGAAATGGAGCTTTAAAACTGGTGCAATCTGTATAG CTGGGAAGCAGAGACTGAAGCGTACAG TTAGTTGTCAAACTCCTTGGGAATGGAAAAAAGTGCTCCCCGGACTTGGCACCAGCTACCCGACAGCTAAGGTGCTGGCTTTCAAGTGTCCGCCTTACTATGGTATCCACCCAAGAGTCAGGCGGGACTCAGCCGGGCGTGGGGTCATAACTTGCCATGGGGGCGGCAAGTGGGACTTCAAGAGCACGGAGACACCATGCGTCAAAA AAAAGCTAAAGAGCACGTCAAAGCCAGCGGTCCCCACAGGGGAGACCGCGCGTATCCTTGCCCAAGCTACTTGCTCGGCCCAAGCTATGACCAAGGGGTTCGTGTTCGCTGTGCCCAAGAGCTGTAAGAAGGACGGCAGAGGGAAGACATGTGATGATGTTTGTGGTGACACAAAGAAGATAAAACAAGATAAGATGTTCAGATCTACCAAGGTTAAATTCAG ATTTACATGTGAGGACTCCATCTTCGTCATGTATTTGCCGAAGACTCCATCCGCGCCCTTCATCAAGACGCTGACCTACCAGACATGCCGCAAGGACTCCTGCCTCATCAACTACTGCTGCTGCCACGCCTCCTTCCGGCTCGCGCCTAGGCATTAA
- the LOC135488952 gene encoding programmed cell death protein 4-like isoform X2 produces the protein MEADSSEVAGGGGGKGTWGKPGSELEESGLPTDEHDPNYDSDTQETYALKMTEPKLTFEEFKKPVEEEVLEYFENSDPEEVIRSIQELNIQGEEKHKLVYLIVEMGLEHKPHHRELCSMLISDLYGSILTPEELMQGFDDVLNDLADITIDCPEAPAMVGKFLARAVADDCIPPKFVVNHAGRISCVQARLALEKADTLMKMKHGMVRLDNVWGIGGGSRPVKSLIKKMVLLLKEYLSARDIKTATSCLIDLEVPHFHHELVYEAILMVIEDTTEPAAELMVKFLKSLCDSVVVTKTQMDQGIKRIYDNMPDICLDVPAAYCLLERFATMAFKVNLFSEKNMEDMPNRGRKRFVSEGDGGKEKPVSCLK, from the exons ATGGAGGCAGATTCTTCAGAGGTTGCAG GCGGTGGTGGCGGCAAGGGAACATGGGGCAAGCCTGGATCAGAACTCGAGGAGTCAGGATTACCGACAGATGAGCATGATCCCAACTATGATTCGGATACTCAG GAAACTTACGCTTTAAAAATGACGGAACCTAAATTAACCTTTGAGGAATTCAAGAAGCCTGTGGAGGAAGAGGTGCTGGAATACTTTGAAAATAGTGATCCTGAAGAAGTGATA CGTTCGATTCAGGAGCTGAATATTCAGGGTGAAGAGAAGCACAAGTTGGTGTACCTGATTGTCGAGATGGGTCTGGAACACAAACCGCATCATCGGGAGCTGTGCTCTATGCTCATCTCAGATCTCTACGGCAGTATTCTAACTCCCGAGGAACTGATGCAAGGCTTTGACGACGTGTTAAATGATCTCGCCGACATAACCATTGATTGTCCTGAGGCACCAGCG ATGGTTGGGAAGTTCCTTGCGAGAGCTGTGGCAGATGATTGTATTCCGCCAAAGTTTGTGGTGAATCACGCTGGTCGGATTTCTTGTGTTCAAGCAAG ATTAGCTCTGGAGAAGGCAGACacattgatgaaaatgaaacatggTATGGTCCGGCTGGACAACGTATGGGGCATTGGAGGTGGCAGCAGACCTGTCAAGTCCCTCATCAAAAAG ATGGTGCTTTTGCTGAAGGAATACCTCTCGGCTCGTGACATCAAAACCGCGACCAGTTGTCTAATTGATTTGGAGGTGCCTCACTTCCACCACGAGTTAGTCTATGAG GCCATACTGATGGTAATAGAAGATACTACAGAACCTGCTGCCGAACTCATGGTCAAGTTTTTGAAATCTCTCTGTGATTCTGTCGTCGTAACTAAAACCCAGATGGACCAG GGTATCAAACGTATTTATGATAATATGCCCGATATTTGCCTTGACGTTCCCGCTGCGTATTGTTTGCTGGAGCGGTTTGCCACCATGGCTTTCAAAGTCAATCTCTTCAGCGAGAAAAATATGGAAGACATGCCAAATCG GGGCCGCAAGCGTTTCGTTTCGGAGGGTGATGGAGGAAAAGAGAAGCCGGTATCGTGTTTAAAATAa